Proteins co-encoded in one Planctomycetota bacterium genomic window:
- the pgl gene encoding 6-phosphogluconolactonase, producing the protein MTSRRRSRVIVARDRDEMARLAAEWICDKARQAVRARGRFTIALAGGRTPRPAYDVLGGPEYAERFPWMETEFFFGDERAVPLDHEESNYRLVRETLLRSRPDALGRVFRMPADAPDREEAAERYGRRLPDPLDLVLLGMGEDGHTASLFPGSPALDERERRVAVVTAPKPPPERMTITPPVLQRARQILVLVSGVEKAPVLARALGGPFDPKALPAQLARHGTWIVDQGAASGLL; encoded by the coding sequence ATGACCTCGCGACGGCGTTCCCGCGTGATCGTGGCGCGCGACCGGGACGAAATGGCCCGGCTGGCGGCGGAGTGGATCTGCGACAAGGCCCGCCAGGCGGTCCGCGCCCGAGGGCGGTTCACGATCGCCCTGGCCGGAGGCCGCACGCCGCGCCCCGCCTACGACGTTCTCGGCGGCCCCGAGTACGCGGAGCGGTTTCCCTGGATGGAAACGGAGTTCTTCTTCGGCGACGAGCGCGCCGTGCCGCTCGACCACGAGGAGAGCAACTACCGGCTCGTCCGGGAGACGCTGCTGCGCAGCCGTCCGGACGCGCTCGGCCGCGTCTTCCGGATGCCGGCCGACGCGCCCGACCGGGAGGAGGCCGCCGAGCGGTACGGCCGGCGCCTCCCCGATCCGCTGGACCTGGTGCTCCTCGGAATGGGCGAGGACGGCCACACCGCCTCCCTCTTCCCCGGGTCGCCCGCGCTCGACGAACGCGAGCGGCGGGTGGCGGTCGTGACGGCGCCGAAGCCGCCTCCGGAGCGGATGACGATCACTCCGCCCGTGCTTCAGCGCGCGCGGCAGATTCTCGTGCTCGTCTCGGGGGTGGAGAAGGCGCCGGTCCTGGCGCGCGCTCTGGGAGGGCCTTTCGACCCGAAGGCGCTGCCCGCTCAGCTCGCCCGCCACGGCACCTGGATCGTGGACCAGGGCGCCGCTTCGGGGCTGCTCTGA
- a CDS encoding SMI1/KNR4 family protein encodes MATLEAVLKMMIARGWRPGGPASEESVARLEAEFDVTLPTDYRRYLLAAGGGESAAPEAYTGLWPVRILAGLNRRYRIPWNFPGLLGIGNDGFLVYALDFRHEPPAVVSLGLSSSVWEDVVTETDSFTEWLERRLPR; translated from the coding sequence GTGGCGACCCTCGAGGCGGTGCTCAAGATGATGATCGCCCGCGGCTGGCGGCCGGGGGGGCCCGCGTCCGAGGAGTCGGTGGCCCGCCTGGAGGCGGAATTCGACGTGACCCTGCCGACGGACTACCGCCGCTATCTCTTGGCCGCCGGCGGTGGCGAGTCGGCGGCTCCCGAGGCGTACACCGGGCTCTGGCCGGTCCGGATCCTGGCGGGCCTCAACCGGCGCTACCGCATCCCCTGGAATTTCCCGGGGCTGCTCGGGATCGGCAATGACGGATTTCTCGTTTACGCGCTCGATTTCCGGCACGAGCCGCCCGCCGTGGTCAGCCTGGGTCTTTCGAGCTCCGTCTGGGAAGACGTGGTGACGGAGACGGACAGCTTCACCGAATGGCTCGAGCGGCGGCTGCCGCGTTAG
- a CDS encoding trypsin-like peptidase domain-containing protein, translating into MMENTPARPESALDTGPPRLDPYSQAVVSAAEKIGPAVVSIQVLQRVWRRTGPYEAREEDALGGGSGFIFTPDGFVLTNSHVIHEASAIEAILPDGRRFQADPVGDDPDTDLAVVRIPASGLPVAELGDSRALRVGQLVVAVGNPLGFQWSVTAGVVSALGRALRTPSGRRLENVIQTDAPLNPGNSGGPLVTWEGKVVGVNTAVVFPAQGICLAIPVQTARFVAGEILRRGRVRRAYLGVTGQDITLPRRVVLENELSGAGAVAILAVEPDSPAARAGLRPGDAIVRLDGSPVGGVDDLHRILAEGAIGRTVAVDLLRRGSRLRLTIVPEERPPRAS; encoded by the coding sequence ATGATGGAGAACACGCCGGCCCGTCCGGAATCCGCGCTCGACACCGGGCCTCCGCGCCTGGACCCGTACTCCCAGGCGGTCGTCTCGGCCGCCGAAAAGATCGGCCCCGCGGTCGTCAGCATCCAGGTCCTGCAGCGCGTGTGGCGCCGCACGGGCCCCTACGAAGCGCGGGAGGAGGACGCCCTGGGCGGCGGTTCGGGGTTCATCTTCACTCCGGACGGCTTCGTCCTGACCAACAGCCACGTGATCCACGAGGCCAGCGCCATCGAGGCGATTCTCCCCGACGGCCGCCGGTTCCAGGCCGATCCCGTGGGAGACGACCCGGACACGGATCTGGCCGTGGTGCGGATCCCCGCCTCGGGGCTTCCGGTCGCGGAGCTCGGGGACTCCCGGGCGCTGCGCGTGGGGCAGCTCGTGGTGGCGGTGGGCAATCCCCTCGGCTTCCAGTGGTCGGTCACCGCGGGCGTGGTGAGCGCGCTGGGGCGCGCCCTGCGCACGCCCTCGGGGCGCCGTCTGGAGAACGTGATCCAGACCGACGCGCCCCTCAACCCGGGCAACTCCGGCGGACCCCTGGTGACGTGGGAAGGCAAGGTCGTGGGGGTCAACACCGCCGTGGTCTTCCCCGCCCAGGGCATCTGCCTGGCGATTCCCGTCCAGACCGCCCGCTTCGTGGCGGGGGAGATCCTGCGCCGCGGCCGCGTGCGCCGGGCCTATCTCGGCGTGACCGGACAGGATATCACCCTGCCGCGGCGGGTCGTTCTCGAGAACGAGCTTTCGGGCGCGGGCGCCGTCGCGATCCTCGCGGTCGAACCCGACAGCCCCGCCGCGCGGGCGGGCCTGCGTCCCGGAGACGCGATCGTCCGGCTGGACGGCTCGCCGGTCGGCGGCGTGGACGACCTCCACCGGATTCTGGCGGAGGGCGCGATCGGCCGGACGGTGGCGGTCGACCTTCTGCGCCGCGGAAGCCGCCTGCGGCTCACGATCGTTCCGGAGGAGCGTCCCCCGCGCGCGTCCTGA
- a CDS encoding ATP-binding protein: MNADRREAPSLTAVIRELAGVRELPRLVEIVGRAARQLTRADGGAFVLREGDQVHYVEVDAREPLWKGRRFPASCCISGWSILNRAPVAIEDIFADPRIPHDVYRPTFVKSLAMVPIRPSDPLGALGVYWARRHAATSREMGILRDLADATAIAFANIALYDELRRLNEDLERRVAERTARLEEVLRELDAFAQHVAHDLRAPLRAMRGFAQIALEELGTGPEAAGPREWLGRVLEAGDRMDALIVDLLAYSRLARAELPRERTDLDRLLDEVLLEARPSLAERRGEVVVDRPLGNVVAHAPALKQVFHNLLSNAIKFVAPGVPPRVRIYAEPRPPRRRIWVEDNGIGIAPEDQERIFRMFERLHTQDRYPGTGIGLAIVRRAMERMSGGAGVESRPGEGSRFWIELPAGDV, encoded by the coding sequence GTGAACGCCGATCGACGCGAAGCCCCTTCGCTCACCGCGGTGATCCGCGAGCTGGCCGGGGTGCGCGAGCTTCCGCGGCTGGTCGAAATCGTCGGCCGGGCGGCCCGGCAGCTCACCCGGGCCGACGGCGGCGCCTTCGTGCTGCGCGAGGGCGACCAGGTTCATTACGTCGAGGTGGACGCCCGCGAGCCTCTCTGGAAGGGGCGACGGTTCCCCGCCTCCTGCTGCATTTCCGGCTGGTCGATCCTCAACCGTGCGCCGGTGGCGATCGAGGACATTTTCGCCGATCCCCGCATTCCTCACGACGTGTACCGGCCCACCTTCGTCAAGAGCCTCGCCATGGTGCCGATCCGGCCTTCGGATCCTTTGGGGGCTCTGGGCGTCTACTGGGCCCGACGCCACGCGGCGACTTCCCGGGAAATGGGCATTCTCCGGGATCTCGCCGACGCGACCGCGATCGCCTTCGCCAACATCGCGCTCTACGACGAACTGCGGCGGCTCAACGAAGATCTCGAGCGCCGCGTGGCCGAGCGCACCGCCCGCCTCGAGGAGGTCCTCCGGGAGCTCGACGCCTTCGCCCAGCACGTGGCCCACGATCTCCGCGCGCCGTTGCGGGCCATGCGCGGATTCGCGCAGATCGCGCTCGAGGAGCTTGGAACCGGCCCGGAGGCCGCCGGTCCGCGGGAGTGGCTGGGGCGGGTCCTGGAGGCCGGGGACCGCATGGACGCGCTGATCGTGGATCTGTTGGCCTACAGTCGGCTGGCCCGCGCGGAGCTGCCGCGGGAACGTACGGATCTCGACCGCCTCCTGGACGAGGTTCTCCTCGAGGCGCGTCCCTCCCTCGCCGAGCGCAGGGGCGAGGTCGTCGTCGATCGACCGCTTGGGAACGTCGTCGCTCACGCGCCCGCCCTCAAACAGGTCTTTCACAACCTGCTCTCCAACGCGATCAAGTTTGTGGCCCCGGGGGTTCCGCCCCGCGTGCGGATTTACGCGGAGCCGCGACCCCCTCGCCGGAGAATCTGGGTCGAGGACAACGGCATCGGGATCGCCCCCGAGGATCAGGAGCGGATCTTCCGGATGTTCGAGCGGCTTCACACGCAGGATCGATACCCCGGCACGGGGATCGGCCTGGCCATCGTGCGCCGCGCGATGGAGCGCATGAGCGGAGGAGCGGGCGTGGAATCCCGGCCGGGCGAAGGAAGCCGGTTCTGGATCGAGCTTCCCGCCGGCGACGTTTGA
- a CDS encoding ATP-binding protein yields MKNGNGHSNGRFRRFAEGVLVTAGAAALVEILRRAGTPFPNPPAALLLAVVWAAFRGGLGPGLAAAAVAWASFAWFFSKPGRPFEYTEPDFQRVLIWAVAAPAIAALVGILHARAERRGREALRASREQYRDLVELAPEGIFIQADGRFVYANEAIARILGVARPQDLLGREVLDFIREDYRDLVRERIRRLREEKQAVPLVAQVWLRADGTFVDVEVVAAPVDWEGRPGAQVFVRDVSGRLAAERARRTLEEQLRHAQKMEAVGRLAGGVAHDFNNVLTVIHGYAQTALERLPPEDPLRRDLQEVLRAAERAASLTRQLLAFSRKSPPAPTRLDLNAVLAGMEKFLRRLIGSDIEIVLRPAADLGPVKADRGQLEQVVMNLALNARDAMPKGGTLMLETARVELAAEAAERHLGLSPGPHVVLSISDTGTGMDRETLSRIFEPFFTTKPEGAGTGLGLSIVWAIVREAGGGVWVYSEPGRGTTFKIYLPEAPAAEAEAETEAAGGPAGALPRGTETVLVAEDERSIRRLIRELLTSLGYQVLEAADGNEALRVSREYDKPIHLLLTDSVMPFMSGRDLARQLAETRPEIRILYMSGYTAPALAANGHGIAAADFLEKPFTPSTLARKVREVLDRPTAGRR; encoded by the coding sequence GTGAAGAACGGGAACGGACATTCGAACGGGCGGTTCCGCCGTTTCGCCGAAGGAGTCCTCGTCACGGCCGGTGCGGCGGCGCTGGTGGAGATCCTCCGCCGCGCGGGAACTCCCTTTCCGAATCCGCCGGCAGCGCTTCTTCTGGCCGTGGTCTGGGCCGCCTTCCGCGGAGGGCTGGGGCCTGGCCTGGCGGCCGCCGCCGTCGCGTGGGCCTCGTTCGCGTGGTTTTTTTCCAAACCCGGACGTCCCTTCGAATACACCGAACCCGACTTCCAGCGCGTGCTCATCTGGGCCGTGGCCGCACCCGCGATCGCCGCCCTGGTGGGGATTCTCCACGCGCGGGCCGAACGCCGCGGACGGGAGGCGCTTCGGGCCAGCCGGGAGCAGTACCGGGATCTCGTCGAGCTGGCTCCCGAAGGCATCTTCATCCAGGCGGACGGGCGCTTCGTCTACGCGAACGAGGCGATCGCCCGCATCCTGGGCGTGGCGCGACCCCAGGATCTTCTCGGACGGGAGGTCCTCGATTTCATTCGGGAAGACTACCGCGATCTCGTCCGGGAACGCATCCGGCGCCTGAGGGAGGAGAAGCAGGCGGTGCCGCTCGTCGCGCAGGTGTGGCTCCGCGCGGACGGCACGTTCGTGGACGTCGAGGTGGTGGCCGCGCCGGTGGACTGGGAGGGCCGGCCGGGCGCGCAGGTCTTCGTGCGGGACGTGTCGGGCCGCCTGGCCGCGGAGCGCGCGCGCCGGACCCTGGAGGAGCAGCTCCGCCATGCGCAGAAGATGGAGGCGGTGGGACGCCTGGCCGGGGGCGTCGCCCATGACTTCAACAACGTTCTCACCGTGATCCACGGATACGCGCAGACGGCGCTGGAGCGCCTGCCCCCGGAGGATCCTCTGCGGCGGGATCTGCAGGAAGTGCTCCGGGCGGCCGAGCGGGCGGCGTCCCTCACTCGGCAGCTTCTGGCCTTCAGCCGGAAGTCGCCGCCCGCGCCGACGCGGCTCGACCTGAACGCGGTCCTGGCGGGCATGGAAAAGTTCCTCCGGCGGCTCATCGGCAGCGACATCGAGATCGTCCTGCGGCCGGCGGCGGACCTCGGACCCGTCAAGGCCGACCGCGGACAGCTCGAGCAGGTCGTCATGAATCTCGCCCTCAACGCGCGGGACGCCATGCCGAAGGGAGGCACCCTGATGCTCGAAACGGCCCGGGTCGAGCTGGCCGCGGAGGCGGCGGAGCGCCACCTGGGCCTTTCACCGGGGCCGCACGTGGTGCTCTCGATCAGCGACACGGGAACGGGCATGGATCGGGAGACGCTCTCCCGCATCTTCGAGCCCTTCTTCACGACGAAGCCCGAAGGCGCCGGAACGGGACTGGGACTTTCGATCGTCTGGGCGATCGTGCGGGAGGCCGGGGGAGGCGTCTGGGTTTACAGCGAACCCGGCCGAGGCACGACGTTCAAGATCTACCTTCCGGAGGCGCCGGCGGCCGAGGCGGAGGCGGAGACGGAGGCGGCCGGAGGGCCGGCCGGGGCGCTGCCCCGCGGGACGGAGACGGTGCTGGTGGCCGAAGACGAGCGCTCGATCCGCCGGCTCATCCGGGAGCTCCTGACGTCCCTGGGCTACCAGGTGCTCGAGGCGGCCGACGGGAACGAGGCCCTTCGCGTCTCCCGCGAGTACGACAAGCCGATCCATCTCCTCCTGACCGACTCGGTGATGCCGTTCATGAGCGGGCGGGATCTCGCACGGCAACTGGCGGAGACGCGTCCGGAAATCCGCATTCTTTACATGTCCGGCTACACGGCGCCCGCGCTCGCGGCCAACGGCCACGGGATTGCGGCGGCGGATTTCCTGGAGAAGCCATTCACTCCCTCGACGCTGGCCCGCAAGGTGCGCGAAGTGCTGGACCGCCCCACCGCCGGCCGGCGTTAG
- a CDS encoding TIGR03067 domain-containing protein: protein MKLSGFGALLAAAAALARAGQGETPPISAKDLEGTWTGMRFTEGRGDDPSKGAKVEFTFKGELLAGRKESGSLIGEATFTIDGRNLDATGTTGGYRGKTYLGIFKLEGDTLTWCVSGVAGRNARRPRDFAADPGTSQYLIVLRRRKP, encoded by the coding sequence ATGAAGCTTTCCGGTTTCGGGGCGCTCCTGGCGGCGGCCGCCGCGCTCGCGCGCGCCGGCCAGGGAGAAACGCCTCCCATCTCGGCGAAGGACCTGGAAGGGACCTGGACCGGCATGCGCTTCACGGAGGGCCGGGGGGACGATCCTTCGAAGGGCGCGAAGGTGGAGTTTACGTTCAAAGGGGAGCTTCTGGCCGGACGCAAGGAGTCCGGAAGCCTCATCGGAGAGGCGACCTTCACGATCGACGGCCGCAACCTCGACGCCACGGGGACGACGGGCGGCTACCGCGGGAAGACGTATCTGGGGATCTTCAAACTGGAAGGGGATACCCTCACCTGGTGCGTCTCGGGAGTTGCGGGCCGCAACGCCAGGCGCCCGCGGGACTTCGCGGCCGATCCGGGGACGTCCCAGTATCTCATCGTCCTCAGGCGCCGGAAGCCCTGA
- a CDS encoding PepSY domain-containing protein, giving the protein MKSLCAGLVAGLALWAGSGKREALVKEAKITLAEALEKARAEVKEGTPVSCELTSRKGVVQYAAVFARGSAGLSVALDPKTGAVLGKAEVAKDFSKAAAAAKISLAKGIEIATKRVPGQATDVELEFEDGRAVLEVEVFADGKVFEVEIDAQTGQVLEVEEEDDDEGEGDDD; this is encoded by the coding sequence GTGAAGAGTCTGTGCGCAGGACTGGTGGCGGGCCTGGCGCTTTGGGCCGGGTCGGGGAAACGGGAGGCGCTCGTGAAGGAGGCCAAGATCACGCTCGCGGAGGCCCTCGAGAAGGCCCGGGCGGAGGTGAAGGAGGGGACGCCCGTTTCGTGCGAGCTGACGTCCCGCAAGGGGGTCGTTCAGTACGCGGCCGTGTTTGCCCGCGGGTCGGCGGGGCTGTCGGTGGCGCTCGACCCGAAGACGGGGGCGGTGCTCGGGAAGGCGGAGGTGGCGAAGGATTTCTCGAAAGCCGCGGCGGCGGCCAAGATCAGCCTGGCCAAGGGCATCGAGATCGCCACGAAGCGCGTTCCCGGGCAGGCCACGGACGTGGAGCTCGAGTTCGAGGACGGTCGCGCGGTTCTCGAGGTGGAGGTGTTCGCGGACGGAAAGGTCTTCGAGGTCGAGATCGACGCGCAGACGGGTCAGGTCCTCGAAGTCGAGGAGGAAGACGACGACGAGGGAGAGGGGGACGACGACTAG